GTCGCCGTAGCACTGAAGAAACACTTAAAATAACGCACAACAATATACCCGTTATTAAACCGCGAGCTCTCGAACGGTCGACGTACTTAGTCTGCGTAGCAGTATTAACAACATTTTTTGTGGGATCCATCTAAGGCTCTAAGCGAACTCTGCACCGTGTTCGATGGAACAGAGTGCACACTTTCAGACGCTGTATGTGGTATTATCAAACACGCTGcaggtgcagagttagcttagacggactttttgcgaatacatttttatattcttATTCGTAATCTTTCATTTTGCCAAATCTGTCCTCCTCGGTACAATCAGTCTAAAGCTCTCATCTCATCAGTCGAGGTCATTATCTAATTATATGCTCAAACACAAACGtagatcataattataattgcaTTTATCGCACGCAGATTGTGACTCCTTTtggatattttattgaattatcacagaatattctaatttaaatgacgTGTTACAACGCAGTCAACGCGTATTATTATAACATaattacttcaaacttcaaactcTTAACTCATAACTctttcaaaagaaaaaaatattttattaagtaatacAGAGAGTAGAGTTACTATtagtattatatatttattatgtaggtaaccGAGGTCAAACGGCGACCAGACTAAAGAATTATTCATATATACGATAAAACTGTTTAACAGTAATATTGCACACACGCAGCGTTCACAagcgcaacaatagacacccataaACCGgcctcagcaggcattgggaattgtagaaaaagtgaacagtacaccggtctatggattaaagtttgggtggactatgagactgggttattgcAAAGACGTCCGGACACCCGCCATAACAATGTTTCCACAAGTTACCGAGGCAGGCGGCGGCTTGTCGCCCTTGTCGGccactagatgggcccctagCTGAAACTGCCGTCGTGAAGACGACCAGAAGCAACAGGatggttattattattacttagtaTTAAAACAATTTCCCATCATTTTCAAATCTAGTTAATATTTTTAGGATGATTACTATTACTTAGTACCCATTAAAACAATTTACATGTCATGCCATCAAAGCGCACTGCCTACCTACATCTCAGAATTTATATTGACTCACTTGTGCAATGCAATTGTtagtttctaataggtttttgaTCAAGAACTTGGCAAAAGGGCCagaatatttttgataaatgaAGCCTTGCCTAATACACTGCGGTATAGCTACAGGAATtttggtgtaggtacctatcactCGGAGGACTCGGCGGAGTCAGAGGGCGAGTCTTCAATCGGGATGGCCGAGTCGGAGGGTGAGTCTTGCGACGCGATGGCCGAGTCTGAGGACGTGTCCTGTGTCGGGATGGCCGACTCTGAAGACGTGTCCTGTGTCGGGATGGCCGAGTCTGAGGACGTGTCCTGTGTCGGGATGGCCGACTCTGAAGACGTGTCCTGTGTCGGGATGGCCGAGTCTGAGGACGTGTCCTGTGTCGGGATGGCCGACTCTGAAGACGTGTCCTGTGTCGGGATGGCTGACTCTGAAGACGTGTCCTGTGTCGGGATGGCCTACTCTGAGAACGAGCCTTGTGTCGGGATGGCCAACTCTGAAGACGTGTCTTGTGTCGGGATGGCCAACTCTGAAGTGTCTTGTGTCGGGATGGCCGAGCCGTAGCGTTCAGCCGGGATCCAGAACTCGAGCGCCGAGTCGCACGACCCGACCACCAAAATGCCGTTCAGGTACCGCACCTGGAAAAATTACGTGTAAAATTACTTATTGCGCGCCATAGACGGGCATAAAGGCGTGTAGAGTGGGATATATTAAGTGTAGAAGTAAAcaagtaaatgtatggcaaGTACATGAAGCTGTATGGTCATAGGTCAGGGATAGTTATAATAATTCCTCTTTACTGCATGATCACCAGCACTCACCACCACCAGTCAAAAGTGTGGCAATGATTTTTGATTCTCCAATAATAcctagtacattacatacctagggaggtgaattcgtaaatggtCTAGATCGCAGGtatttgtggcccgaaccgaaggtgagggccataatatgcgatctggggctttacgaattaccgcccgttttttgtctaaagttttacgtcttgccttggccaggaagtgagattttcttctcgcgtagcgggaaaaaaatcccacttacgggcctagggtgacgtaaaataacTAATGTGTATAGTGTCAACTGTTGTATCAGTAACCTGCGTGACGTCGGGGGCGGTGGTGCGCGTGCTGCAGTACTCCCGCGGGGGGAAGCTGTTGTACAGGAACTTGACCTCGCCGCGGTCGGACACCAAGATGAGTCCGGCTGCCGTCTGCAGGCATCCTGTGATCTATATCAGACAGTACATCTTGTACAAGATGTGGCGGAATATGTTCGTAATAACTTAATAAGACTCGACTTCAAAATACTATGCTCGGTCACAGGGGGAGAATCTTAGGTTTTCGTCACGTAGTCGATCGATATCCTATATTGAATCTGCCGAATCCCACCCCGGAACAGGTGACGCAACAGAAAATAGTGTCGCCAGAATTGTTTTTAGCTtgtacgtttttagggttccgtagccaaatggcaaaaaacggaacccttatggattcgtcatgtctgtctgtctgtccgtccgtatgtcacagccacttttttccaaaactataagaactatactgttgaaagttggtaagtagatgtattctgtgaaccgcattaagattttcacacaaaaataaaaaaaaaaacaataaattttgggggttccccatacttagaactgaaactcaaaaatttttttttcatcaatcccatacgtgtggggtatagataccccacacgtatgggattgatgaaaaaattttttttgtatagatatatatagataggtcttcaaaaataatattgaggtttctaatatattttttttctaaactgaatagtttgcccgagagacacttccaaagtggtaaaatgtgtccccccccccctgtaacttctaaaataagagaatgataaaactaaaaaaaatatatgatgtacattaccatgcaaacttccaccgaaaattggtttgaacgagatctagtaagtagttttttttaatacggttTAAATctcttaaatacggaacccttcatgggcgagtccgactcgcacttggccgctttttattattgcaggtatgagtctgtaaggtatgtatctatgctGACCTTGGAGGCGGGCTGCGTGGAGGGCGGTTCCTGCCAAACTTCATGTGTAGCCACTAAGCTGAACTTCTCCGGGTGTAGCAGATGTAGACCTCCTCTAGAATCCCCAACATAAAGCGCGGGTCTCGCCCAGGACACACAGACAGGGTAGGCCTTCTCCGTGGTTAGCCGGAGGTCTCGGACGAGCGTCTTGCGCGCGCGGGAGTCCCACACGGCGAGCGTGCGGTCCTCGGAGACCGACGCCACCGCGGGGCCGGCGGTGGCCAGGCCGAGCACGGGGCCTCTGCGGGGACATTTACAACCGcatcttattattttttaagaaatGAATACGATATTAAAGATAGGTCACTTTTTTATTACTGCACATAAAAACAACTTAGCTAACATATTCTCCACTCACCTTTTACATtctaataataagtttttggcaaaaatttcatttttggtacaagcttgtATCGcttactgtacttttcttacgacagacgacagacaactaatactcatcgagacaattctaaaaacccctaacacatttaggttgcgttgtttcatctcagagttcctatggccacctcctgtctccgacatcagatcagctctatgtcataataatattgcattgtcatccgatttatacatgcatgcaaaatttcagctcaatcggaaaccggaaaGTGGATCAAATCTaagttgc
This region of Cydia amplana chromosome 4, ilCydAmpl1.1, whole genome shotgun sequence genomic DNA includes:
- the LOC134647477 gene encoding F-box/WD repeat-containing protein 9-like, with the translated sequence MCDVQALQVQLADIENDKECSASERSSVYEPARPQLLSMPVEIFLKICSFLDADFLSHTLAKVCTRFQTILEDSHVWKYWYHSKLEGSVYPPLPHLQHWEQEPVDWQSLCVDSASEKRRWENVRETMKHIVVKDIHFASVDTVLLVNNGEFCISGGRDRGMALWCVADISPSGAELAAHAVLASAQPRHIRHGAHEGWVWDLAADCERDTKFVYSASWDNSVKVWDLNRDFTAVHSFRCGMSALCVDTCGDMVLAGLYSKRIMAFDVRVGAEAVCKYKPHRGPVLGLATAGPAVASVSEDRTLAVWDSRARKTLVRDLRLTTEKAYPVCVSWARPALYVGDSRGGLHLLHPEKFSLVATHEVWQEPPSTQPASKITGCLQTAAGLILVSDRGEVKFLYNSFPPREYCSTRTTAPDVTQVRYLNGILVVGSCDSALEFWIPAERYGSAIPTQDTSELAIPTQDTSSELAIPTQESAIPTQDTSSESAIPTQDTSSDSAIPTQDTSSESAIPTQDTSSDSAIPTQDTSSESAIPTQDTSSDSAIASQDSPSDSAIPIEDSPSDSAESSE